Below is a window of Acidobacteriota bacterium DNA.
GCGCGAAAGCGGAAATTACTGGCAATCCGGTTCGCGCGGAGTTTTTTGATGTGCAACCGAAAGCCGCCGGAGAGCGAACGCACATTTTCATCACCGGGGGCAGTCAGGGAGCGCGCGCCGTCAATCTGGCGATGATCGGTGCGTTGCCGCTGCTGGCGGAAGAAAAAGAGCGGCTTTCGATTACGCATCAAACCGGCGAAAGCGATTACGACAAAGTTCGCGCGACATATCTGGAACTTGGCTGGCGCGTGGAAGTGAAACCGTTCGTGGAAAAAATGGTGGAGGAATTTGCCAAGGCTGACTTGGTTATTTCTCGCGCCGGAGCCACGACGGTGGCGGAATTGGCTGCGGCGGGCAAACCGGCGTTGATGGTTCCGTTTCCTTTCGCGGCGGATGATCATCAGCGCAAAAATGCCGAAGCCATCGAACGCGCCGGAGCTGGAAGGATGATTTTGCAGGCGGAGTTGACGCCCGAACGACTGGCCAAAGAGCTGTTGTGGTTGATTCACGACCCCCAACAATTGGTGCGCATGGCGGAAGCCAGTAAAAAGCTTGGGCACCCGGACGCGGCGGCAAGAGTAGTGGATTTGGCCATGAGGATTTGCGGCCGGTAAACCGACAACTGACGACCGAGATATGTTCAAAAAATATCAGCACATTCATTTTGTAGGCATCGGCGGCATCGGCATGAGCGGCATCGCCGAAGTCTTGTTGAATCTCGGTTATCAGATTTCAGGTTCGGACGCGAAAAAGTCTGCCATTACAGATCGGCTGGAAAAGCTCGGCGCAAAAGTGTTCGAAGGGCATGACGCGGCGAATATCAGCGATGCGCAGGTTGTTGTTACTTCAACCGCTGTGCGCCCGGACAATCCGGAAGTTGTCGAAGCTGTCCGCAAACAAGTTCCAGTCATTCCGCGTGCTGAAATGCTGGCGGAATTGATGCGGTTAAAATACGGAATTGCTATCGCCGGTTCACACGGCAAAACGACGACGACTTCGATGGTGGCGACGGTGCTGGATCGCGCCGGCGTTGACCCGACGATTGTCGTTGGCGGACGCGTCAACACGCTGGGCAGCAACGCCAAACTTGGACGCGGAGATTTCATGGTGGTCGAAGCCGATGAAAGCGACAAAAGCTTTTTGAAACTGTCGCCGACCATCGCCGTGGTGACGAACATTGACCTGGAGCATTTGGATTTTTATTCCGGCATCGAGGAAATTCGCGATCACTTCGTCCAGTTCGTCAATAAGGTGCCATTTTACGGTTCGGTGATCATCTGCCTGGATGACCCGAACATTCAGATGATCATTCCGCAAATCACGCGGCGGGTAATCACCTACGGCATGCGCGCGCACGCCGAAATCGCCGCCAGCGATGTGCAGATTTCGCGCGAAAATTTCGGATCCAGCTTCGCGGTTCGTCGTCGCGGAGAAGAGTTGGGGCGCATCAAGCTGAACGTGCCGGGAGAACACAACGTGTGCAACGCGCTCGCTTGCGTGGCCGTAGCGCTGGATTTGGAAGTTGATTTTGCGAAGATCGCGGAAGGATTGGAAGCGTTCACCGGAGCAGGTCGCCGATTTGAAATCAAAGGGCTGGTTCCCGACGACGGCAAAGGAATCTTGGTGGTGGACGATTACGGTCATCACCCGACAGAAATCCGCGCGACGCTTGCTGCCGCCAAAACCAGTGGCCGACGCTTGGTGGTTTTGTTCCAACCGCATCGGTACACGCGCACCGCGGCGTTGCGCGAAGAATTCGCCCGGTCGTTTTATGACGCTGATGTTGTGCTGCTCGCGGACATTTACGCCGCCAGCGAAGACTCGATTCCGGGCGTGACATCCCAGGCGTTGGCCGAAGAGATTGAAAAATTTGGTCACCGCAATGTGCGTTACCTCGGCTCGATTGAAAACGGCGCGCAGGCTTTATTGGAAGCGGCACAGCCCGGCGATCTGGTATTGACGCTTGGGGCGGGCAATGTTTGGCGTGCGGGAGAAGAATTCCTGGCGGCCGAGCAAGCAACGTAAGCAAAGATGGATAGTAGATGGCAAGACAGAATCAAACAGAACGGCTCGGTTCCGGCAGCGATTACGCTGAACGGCACAAACCTCGCCGTCGCACATCCAAAACCCGTCGGCCCGATGACAGCAGCGTAAACCCGCTGCAACGTGGAGTTGTCGCAACCCCACGGCGCAGGCCGAGGCAACAGCGATTGCCTTACGACGGCGTGACGACGAGCAATGTGACGACGCGACGCCGCGCGCTGACCCGATACATTCCGGAAGGTTTTGGACCCCGATTGGTCAAGGTCAGCGCCGCTTTGCTTTTCATCGCGCTGTTGTTTGGCGGGCTGATTTTTGCCTTGTACCTGTTTGGCGGATCGCGCTTCTTTGCTTTGCGCTCTGTCGAATTGGAAGGCAACAGGCGCGTCAGCGACGCCGATGTCAGGATGATGATTGATCGTGTCACGGCGGAAGGCGTATGGCGCGCAAAGCTGAAGGACATTCGCGACGAACTGAAGAAAAACGAGTTGATCGAAGATGTCGAAGTGACTCGCGTGTTGCCGGACAAGTTTCACGTGGTTATCAAGGAGCGCGAACCCTTTGCGCTCGCTCGGCGAGGCGACCGACTGGTTTGCGTTGATCGCAACGGAATCATGTTTGGCGATGCGTCTTTGCTGAAAGGCCAAAACGTTCCGCCGGTCGTTTCCGGATTGATTGACAGCGGCGAAAACATCCTGGAAGAAAACCGCAGGCGGTTGATGACTTACCAGCAGTTGCTCGGCGATTTGGACAGCTCCGAACCAAAACTTTCGCCGCGGATAGACGAAGTAATTTTTGACGACGAGTTGAACATCAGCCTGGTGCTGAAAGATTCGCGAATCGTCGTGAGAATCGGCAAGGAAGATTTTCGAACCAGGCTCAATGCCGCGCTGGACGTGCTGGACGCAATTCGTCGCAAAGACGCGCAGGCATTGCAGGTT
It encodes the following:
- the murG gene encoding undecaprenyldiphospho-muramoylpentapeptide beta-N-acetylglucosaminyltransferase; protein product: MENESAIRNPQSAISVIIAGGGTGGHIFPGIAIAQEFKRRNSETKVVFVGTARGLETKIIPREGFDLHLIDVAALKRVGLLRRIKSLLLLPKSFLAVRSLIQQVKPDVVIGVGGYSSGPVVLVASLMGVPALVAESNALPGFTNRVLARFVKAAAITFEEAKRFFGAKAEITGNPVRAEFFDVQPKAAGERTHIFITGGSQGARAVNLAMIGALPLLAEEKERLSITHQTGESDYDKVRATYLELGWRVEVKPFVEKMVEEFAKADLVISRAGATTVAELAAAGKPALMVPFPFAADDHQRKNAEAIERAGAGRMILQAELTPERLAKELLWLIHDPQQLVRMAEASKKLGHPDAAARVVDLAMRICGR
- a CDS encoding UDP-N-acetylmuramate--L-alanine ligase; its protein translation is MFKKYQHIHFVGIGGIGMSGIAEVLLNLGYQISGSDAKKSAITDRLEKLGAKVFEGHDAANISDAQVVVTSTAVRPDNPEVVEAVRKQVPVIPRAEMLAELMRLKYGIAIAGSHGKTTTTSMVATVLDRAGVDPTIVVGGRVNTLGSNAKLGRGDFMVVEADESDKSFLKLSPTIAVVTNIDLEHLDFYSGIEEIRDHFVQFVNKVPFYGSVIICLDDPNIQMIIPQITRRVITYGMRAHAEIAASDVQISRENFGSSFAVRRRGEELGRIKLNVPGEHNVCNALACVAVALDLEVDFAKIAEGLEAFTGAGRRFEIKGLVPDDGKGILVVDDYGHHPTEIRATLAAAKTSGRRLVVLFQPHRYTRTAALREEFARSFYDADVVLLADIYAASEDSIPGVTSQALAEEIEKFGHRNVRYLGSIENGAQALLEAAQPGDLVLTLGAGNVWRAGEEFLAAEQAT
- a CDS encoding FtsQ-type POTRA domain-containing protein yields the protein MARQNQTERLGSGSDYAERHKPRRRTSKTRRPDDSSVNPLQRGVVATPRRRPRQQRLPYDGVTTSNVTTRRRALTRYIPEGFGPRLVKVSAALLFIALLFGGLIFALYLFGGSRFFALRSVELEGNRRVSDADVRMMIDRVTAEGVWRAKLKDIRDELKKNELIEDVEVTRVLPDKFHVVIKEREPFALARRGDRLVCVDRNGIMFGDASLLKGQNVPPVVSGLIDSGENILEENRRRLMTYQQLLGDLDSSEPKLSPRIDEVIFDDELNISLVLKDSRIVVRIGKEDFRTRLNAALDVLDAIRRKDAQALQVLRIEDAERLLSSNNRVAYLNATIPKRVIVGLAD